From the genome of Ziziphus jujuba cultivar Dongzao chromosome 6, ASM3175591v1, one region includes:
- the LOC132799103 gene encoding uncharacterized protein LOC132799103 isoform X1 has protein sequence MKISSIQFLCRAPSILVPSTFLGCTSFNPLFGRDREFKCCRVRRLGKKIRGGGIVCGVFLPVDPWAPNIDSESIASQLFAASLFPYLGFLYFITKSKTAPNLTLFGFYFLLAFVGATIPAGIYAKVHYGTSLSNVDWLHGGAESLLTLTNIFIVLGLREALRKYEDGKQTESTPVSKLEEENLHRMV, from the exons atgaaaatttccaGTATTCAATTTCTCTGTAGGGCACCCTCAATCCTTGTCCCTTCAACATTTCTGGGTTGCACTTCTTTCAACCCATTATTTGGAAGAGACAGAGAATTCAAGTGTTGCAGAGTAAGAAGGCTTGGGAAGAAGATAAGGGGTGGAGGAATTGTGTGTGGAGTATTTCTGCCAGTTGATCCATGGGCACCCAACATTGATTCAGAGAGTATAGCTTCACAGCTTTTTGCAGCTTCTTTGTTTCCCTATCTTGGTTTCTTGTACTTCATCACTAAATCTAAGACTGCCCCAAATCTTACTCTTTTTGGCTTCTACTTCCTCCTTGCCTTTGTGGGGGCTACTA TCCCTGCTGGCATTTATG CAAAAGTGCATTATGGCACTTCCTTGTCTAATGTGGACTGGTTACATGGTGGTGCTGAGTCTCTTCTCACTCTCACCAATATATTTATTGTGTTGGGATTGAGAGAAGCTCTTAGGAAATATGAAGATGGAAAACAAACAGAATCAACTCCTGTTTCAAAGTTGGAAGAGGAGAA CTTACATAGAATGGTTTAA
- the LOC132799103 gene encoding uncharacterized protein LOC132799103 isoform X3 gives MKISSIQFLCRAPSILVPSTFLGCTSFNPLFGRDREFKCCRVRRLGKKIRGGGIVCGVFLPVDPWAPNIDSESIASQLFAASLFPYLGFLYFITKSKTAPNLTLFGFYFLLAFVGATTKVHYGTSLSNVDWLHGGAESLLTLTNIFIVLGLREALRKYEDGKQTESTPVSKLEEENLHRMV, from the exons atgaaaatttccaGTATTCAATTTCTCTGTAGGGCACCCTCAATCCTTGTCCCTTCAACATTTCTGGGTTGCACTTCTTTCAACCCATTATTTGGAAGAGACAGAGAATTCAAGTGTTGCAGAGTAAGAAGGCTTGGGAAGAAGATAAGGGGTGGAGGAATTGTGTGTGGAGTATTTCTGCCAGTTGATCCATGGGCACCCAACATTGATTCAGAGAGTATAGCTTCACAGCTTTTTGCAGCTTCTTTGTTTCCCTATCTTGGTTTCTTGTACTTCATCACTAAATCTAAGACTGCCCCAAATCTTACTCTTTTTGGCTTCTACTTCCTCCTTGCCTTTGTGGGGGCTACTA CAAAAGTGCATTATGGCACTTCCTTGTCTAATGTGGACTGGTTACATGGTGGTGCTGAGTCTCTTCTCACTCTCACCAATATATTTATTGTGTTGGGATTGAGAGAAGCTCTTAGGAAATATGAAGATGGAAAACAAACAGAATCAACTCCTGTTTCAAAGTTGGAAGAGGAGAA CTTACATAGAATGGTTTAA
- the LOC132799103 gene encoding uncharacterized protein LOC132799103 isoform X2, whose product MKISSIQFLCRAPSILVPSTFLGCTSFNPLFGRDREFKCCRVRRLGKKIRGGGIVCGVFLPVDPWAPNIDSESIASQLFAASLFPYLGFLYFITKSKTAPNLTLFGFYFLLAFVGATIPAGIYAKVHYGTSLSNVDWLHGGAESLLTLTNIFIVLGLREALRKYEDGKQTESTPVSKLEEEK is encoded by the exons atgaaaatttccaGTATTCAATTTCTCTGTAGGGCACCCTCAATCCTTGTCCCTTCAACATTTCTGGGTTGCACTTCTTTCAACCCATTATTTGGAAGAGACAGAGAATTCAAGTGTTGCAGAGTAAGAAGGCTTGGGAAGAAGATAAGGGGTGGAGGAATTGTGTGTGGAGTATTTCTGCCAGTTGATCCATGGGCACCCAACATTGATTCAGAGAGTATAGCTTCACAGCTTTTTGCAGCTTCTTTGTTTCCCTATCTTGGTTTCTTGTACTTCATCACTAAATCTAAGACTGCCCCAAATCTTACTCTTTTTGGCTTCTACTTCCTCCTTGCCTTTGTGGGGGCTACTA TCCCTGCTGGCATTTATG CAAAAGTGCATTATGGCACTTCCTTGTCTAATGTGGACTGGTTACATGGTGGTGCTGAGTCTCTTCTCACTCTCACCAATATATTTATTGTGTTGGGATTGAGAGAAGCTCTTAGGAAATATGAAGATGGAAAACAAACAGAATCAACTCCTGTTTCAAAGTTGGAAGAGGAGAAGTAA
- the LOC107430000 gene encoding probable WRKY transcription factor 53 codes for MESNSCRWEQKTLMNELMEGMELAKQLRLNLGAKSSAETREFLLQKILSSYEKSLMILKWSGPMVQPQTQTQTQIQGVTVTVSVPPESPISVDESPRGDEFDRGTIIKEDLRDCSKKRKVLPRWTDHVRINSENGLEGPHDDGYSWRKYGQKDILGAKYPRSYYRCTFRNTQSCWATKQVQRSDDDPSVFEITYRGKHTCSQGSNPVQPPASPEKQERKLHNQNPVPQQQQQYGEQFSLQSPSNSRVNNEDLERREVVAPPFSFPSGSCGYMMGEDNFSALVLDNETFLGSFSQSFLSPATPEPNYYMASPSRMNNLAGIHNGQRSESDLPEIISANTSASNSPIPDMDFSLERVEIDTNFPFDTAGFFP; via the exons aTGGAGAGTAATAGCTGCAGGTGGGAGCAGAAGACATTGATGAATGAGCTAATGGAAGGGATGGAATTAGCTAAACAGCTGAGGCTAAATCTAGGTGCGAAATCTTCAGCAGAGACCAGAGAGTTTTTACTTCAGAAGATATTGTCTTCATATGAGAAATCTCTGATGATTCTGAAATGGAGTGGACCAATGGTACAGCCTCAGACTCAGACTCAGACTCAGATTCAGGGAGTGACTGTCACTGTTAGTGTTCCTCCTGAGTCTCCAATCTCAGTGGATGAAAGTCCACGTGGAGATGAATTTGACAGAGGTACGATTATTAAAGAGGACCTCAGAGACTGCTCCAAGAAGAG AAAGGTATTGCCTAGATGGACTGACCACGTGAGAATTAACTCTGAGAATGGTTTGGAAGGTCCTCATGATGACGGCTATAGCTGGAGAAAATATGGGCAAAAGGACATCCTCGGAGCCAAATATCCTAG AAGCTATTACAGATGCACTTTCAGAAACACTCAAAGTTGTTGGGCTACAAAGCAAGTGCAAAGATCAGATGATGATCCATCTGTGTTTGAGATCACATACAGGGGAAAACATACATGCTCACAAGGCAGCAACCCTGTTCAACCACCAGCATCACCAGAAAAGCAAGAAAGGAAACTACATAACCAGAACCCTGTTcctcaacaacaacaacaatatggTGAGCAATTTAGTCTGCAGTCCCCAAGTAATTCGAGGGTCAACAATGAGGACTTGGAACGCAGAGAGGTTGTTGCACCTCCATTCTCCTTTCCTTCTGGTTCATGTGGATACATGATGGGTGAAGATAACTTTTCAGCTTTGGTTCTTGACAATGAAACTTTCTTGGGGAGTTTCTCTCAATCATTTTTATCGCCGGCAACGCCAGAACCGAATTACTACATGGCTTCGCCGAGCCGGATGAACAACCTTGCAGGGATTCATAACGGGCAGCGTTCGGAATCTGATCTTCCTGAGATAATCTCGGCCAACACTTCAGCCAGCAACTCTCCTATCCCAGACATGGATTTCTCACTTGAACGTGTGGAAATCGATACAAATTTCCCATTTGACACAGCGGGATTTTTCCCTTAA
- the LOC107429990 gene encoding transcription factor TRY, with product MTKSCKSEEVSSIEWELIKMTEQEEDLINRMYRLVGDRWDLIAGRIPGRTAEEIERFWLMRNAEAFADKRGHINPPND from the exons atgaCAAAAAGCTGCAAGTCGGAAG AAGTGAGCAGCATCGAGTGGGAGCTCATAAAGATGactgaacaagaagaagatCTCATCAACAGGATGTACAGGCTTGTGGGAGACAG GTGGGATTTGATAGCGGGTCGCATCCCAGGTCGTACGGCTGAAGAAATTGAGAGGTTCTGGCTAATGAGAAATGCTGAAGCCTTTGCCGATAAAAGGGGCCACATTAATCCGCCCAACGATTAA
- the LOC132804054 gene encoding uncharacterized protein LOC132804054 has translation MKVVNQIRILGEELGDRRVVEKVLISLPEKFEAKISFLEESRDLNQISLSELVNALQATEQRRSIRQEEALESAFLALQKGKAPTNNNQRKQQGGGSNDEGRYDVGTNREGERKKFVKCSHCKKDNHSEKYCWFRPNVQCRACRQLRHIKKVCKNKGGPMQQAHQVQVANEAWQSEERLFVATCYAENSSKEAWLVDSCCTQHMTHDADLFKCLDRSFVSKVRIGNGDFIQVQGNGDVVVETSTDKSCTIYDQHRSEILNVGMKDKSFEVEWNWKKSEVQASEENFIPEHDEIQEEADSDDENVIGIRGTRSLSDVYDRGIRSSRPLSDVYERSI, from the exons ATGAAGGTAGTAAACCAGATCAGAATTCTTGGAGAGGAGCTAGGAGACAGAAGAGTGGTGGAGAAAGTGCTGATCAGCTTACCAGAGAAGTTCGAAGCAAAGATTTCATTCTTGGAGGAGTCAAGAGACTTGAATCAGATTTCTTTGTCAGAGcttgttaatgctttacaagcaactgaacaaagaaGATCTATAAGACAAGAAGAGGCTTTAGAAAGTGCTTTTCTAGCACTACAAAAAGGCAAGGCTCCAACAAACAATAACCAAAGGAAGCAGcaaggtggaggaagtaatgACGAAGGAAGATATGATGTTGGTACAAACAGAGagggtgaaagaaagaagtttgtgAAGTGCTCTCATTGCAAAAAAGACAACCATTCtgaaaaatattgttggttTAGGCCTAATGTTCAATGTAGAGCTTGCAGACAACTTAGACATATtaaaaaagtttgcaaaaacaaaggaggACCAATGCAACAAGCACACCAAGTACAAGTTGCTAATGAAGCATGGCAAAGTGAGGAAAGGCTGTTTGTTGCTACATGTTATGCAGAAAATAGTAGCAAAGAAGCGTGGTTAGTGGATAGTTGCTGCACTCAACATATGACACATGATGCTGATCTCTTCAAATGCTTAGACAGAAGCTTTGTTTCCAAAGTCCGAATTGGAAATGGAGACTTTATTCAAGTGCAAGGCAACGGAGATGTGGTTGTGGAAACTTCAACAG ATAAGTCTTGCACAATATATGATCAACATAgaagtgaaattctaaatgttggaatgaaagataaaagttTTGAAGTAGAATGGAATTGGAAAAAAAGTGAAGTTCAAGCCTCAGAAGAGAATTTTATCCCAGAACATGATGAAATTCAAGAGGAGGCTGATTCAGATGATGAAAATGTCATTggaatccgaggtacaagatccTTGTCCGATGTATATGACAGAGGCATCAGAAGTTCAAGACCCCTATCCGATGTATATGAGAGAAGCATCTGA